TGGCGGCAAATACCTTTCGCGCGTTCCTGCATTCCAGGTCGATCGTTCGACGCTTGATGAGGAAGTTTTGCAGCGGGCCATCGCGCTGGGGGCGGAAATCTGCAGGCCCGCAACGGTTTCAAGGGTTAGGCTGAATCCCGGCGGCGACCAGCACCTGGAAGTGCGCCACCTGGAGCAGACGCATTCGGTGGCAGCGCGATGGGTTGTCGATGCGTCAGGTGTTGCGGCAGTGCTGGCGCGGCAGCAGGGTTGGTGGCGCTCGAATGTGGAGCATCCCACCACTGCGGTTTGGGCGCGCTGGACGGGTGTGAAGGATTGGGACGGCTTCGAGTTATCGCAGAAATTTCCGAAGTGGGCGATGGCCTGCAACGGCATTCGCGCCACGGCTACGAATCACCTGCTTGGCCCCGGCTGGTGGGCGTGGTGTATTCCGCTGAAAGGTGGCGATGTGAGCATTGGGGTTGTCTTTGATCAGCGCCTTGTGAAGTGGCCGGAATCGGGATCGTTGGGACAGCGATTGAAAGATTTCCTGAGTGAACATCCGGTGGGAGCGGAAATTCTCGCGGACGCCTCGTGGCGTGAAGGCGACGTCCTGCTGCGCAAGAACCTGCCCTATTCCAGCACGACCATTGCAGGCGACGGCTTTGCGCTTGTGGGCGATGCAGCTGGGTTTCTGGATCCCTTTTACAGCCCCGGAATGGACTGGGTTTCATTCACAACGTGGTCGACGGCGAAGTTGATTTTGGCGGAACAGGAAGGGAAGGCGGTTCTGCCGCTGGTTGAAAAACACAACACTGCTTTCACGCGCTGCTACCAGCGATGGTTCGAAGCCGTGTACAAGGACAAGTATGAGTACATGGGGGATTTCGAGCTGATGCGGATTGTGTTCCAACTGGATCTCGGCTTGTACTATTTGGGAATTGCGTCGCAACCCTTCAAGCGTGGCGCGTGCGCGTTGAGTGAACCGCCGTTCTCAACTCCGCCGTCAGTTCCCTTTTTCCACCTGATGCGATTCTACAATCGCCGTTTCGCGGCGATGGCGCGTGAACGGCGCCGCCGATCGCAATGGGGCCGCAGCAACGCGCATCGCCGGATGCTGATTCCTGGATTCACATTTTCGGGGCGCAGTGCCTGGCCCGTCGTCAAGGCGATGGTGGCGTGGGCGACGCTGGAATTGCGCGAAGGGTGGCGAAGCTGGTTTGCGCGCGCGGCGCAG
This portion of the Verrucomicrobiia bacterium genome encodes:
- a CDS encoding tryptophan 7-halogenase encodes the protein MKTAPPAARYDVVIMGGALAGAATAILLLREKPALRILVIEKSSAFGRRVGEATVEISGYFLCRVLGLTQYLNESHLVKQGMRFWFSNDEAGNLEESSEIGGKYLSRVPAFQVDRSTLDEEVLQRAIALGAEICRPATVSRVRLNPGGDQHLEVRHLEQTHSVAARWVVDASGVAAVLARQQGWWRSNVEHPTTAVWARWTGVKDWDGFELSQKFPKWAMACNGIRATATNHLLGPGWWAWCIPLKGGDVSIGVVFDQRLVKWPESGSLGQRLKDFLSEHPVGAEILADASWREGDVLLRKNLPYSSTTIAGDGFALVGDAAGFLDPFYSPGMDWVSFTTWSTAKLILAEQEGKAVLPLVEKHNTAFTRCYQRWFEAVYKDKYEYMGDFELMRIVFQLDLGLYYLGIASQPFKRGACALSEPPFSTPPSVPFFHLMRFYNRRFAAMARERRRRSQWGRSNAHRRMLIPGFTFSGRSAWPVVKAMVAWATLELREGWRSWFARAAQRDITVPAAVAAEIVK